The DNA sequence TCAATTCCATCAATTTTTGCTTTATCAATCAATCTCACTCTCTTCTTAACTAACTCAACTTCTTGGTACCAACTAAAACCCTAATTGTCCATTTCCCTTTGTCTTTTCTCTTTCCCATGTTCTTTTGCACTTAATTATTTAACACCTTTGATCTGATCtgtgttagttttaatttttttttttgttattctgagattttttattttctttatgtgAAATGGGTGTACATTGATTGATGGATGGATCGAATCTCTTTTGAATTTGTGTTGCAGGTGATCTGATTGGTGCTGTCAGAATTGGGTTTGATTCAGAATTGGGACTTTGGATTCAGAAGTTTTAGCCCCTCTTTTTGCAGCATATTTGGGGTCTTGATGAATCCATTGACATTCCTTCGTTATTGGGGAAGGAATGTGAGCTATTGTTTCAATGCTTTAAGGGATAGTGAGGGTTTCATAGAATCCTGTGTTATGTTATGATAGGTTGTTGTGGCTTTTCACTTTGCTTGCTGCTCTTGGAATTCTGGGTTGGTGGAATTTGGTGTGGGTTTTGAATCTTTTTGTCAAAGGAAGTTCAAGGATTTGGACATGAGAAGCTCTTGGTTCAATAAATTGTCAATCATTATTGGCCCTAGACCTCCTGTGAACTGGTTATTCTTGTGGCTAATGAGTCTGCTTGTGCTGATTGTTGTTCTTGGTTCATCTTCTTCTAATATTGTTGATCCGGCACCTCATATTCCTGTGTCTCTCATCTACACAAACTATAGGAGGGTTAAGGAGCAGGCGGCGGTTGATTATTTAGAGTTAAGGTCCGTGGCTCAGGGTGTCTCTAGACAAAGAGAATTTGACCTTTGTGGCaaggaaagagagaattttGTGCCTTGTTACAATGTTTCAGCCAGTTTGTTAGCAGGGTTTAAAGACGGAGAGGAGTTTGACCGGCATTGTGAACTGTTAGTTGAAGCAGAGAGGTGTTTGGTTCGCCCTCCTAAGGAATATAAAATTCCCTTGCAATGGCCAACTGCCAGGGATGTCATATGGAGTGGAAATGTGAAGATAACCAAAAACCAATTTCTTTCATCTGGAAGTATGACCAAAAGGTACTTCTTTCTCTATGTTGATTACTAGAGCGAATCTTTGGGCCAAAATAGTGTTTTGGCCATAACAATTGACTGCTTATAGAAAAGCACTCCAGTTTTTGCAAGGAGTTTGTCGATTCATTAATAATGAATAAGGTTTTTCTATTTGTATAATTTTGCAATGAATTATCTAGGTTAATGCTTCTAGAAGAGAATCAAATTGCTTTCCACTCAGAGGATGGACTGATCTATGATGGTATGAAAGATTACTCTCGCCAACTTGCAGAGATGATAGGGTTGGGAAGTGACTATGAGCTTCCTCAAGCTGGTGTAAGTCTTCCATTTATCATCATTTCGCCTTTGGGGAACATAATGTCTGACAAGGCTGATTTTTGTGCAAAATGGTTTAATGTTTAGTAAAGtctcttttttcattctctttaagGATTTTGATGTTTTTGTTGCATATTATGTGACTGCTCTATATTATCACTTTATGGCAGGTTCACACTATACTAGACGTTAATTGTGGATTTGGTAGCTTTGCAGCTCATTTGGCACCTTTGAAAATAATGACAGTTTGCATTGCTCCATATGAGGCAACAGGTAGCCAGGTTCAGTTGGCCCTTGAGAGAGGCCTTCCAGCTGTGATTGGCAACTTCATTGCAAGACAGCTTCCATATCCTTCATTATCATATGACATGGTTCATTGTGCTCAATGTGGCATCATTTGGGATGAAAAaggtaattatattatattattgttaatgGGTATTCACAAGTCGTATTTGCTTCCTAGGTAGTAGACTTCACTGTggattatttgtttaaaaaaaaactacttccCTCTTCTTTCCTAGTTGCCTGCTTGCTCTATACTATAGCTAATAACGTTTAGCTTCTTTATTAACTGTCTTCCTTTTTGCTCTCTAACATTGACATGTTGAACAGATGGAATGTTCCTTATAGAAGTTGACCGTGTTCTTAAACCTGGAGGATACTTTGTGTTAACCTCACCCACAAGCAGGTCACAGGGAAGTTCATCACAAATGAAAAGGAGGAACATGTTGATGCCAATGGAACAGCTGACCCAGAAACTCTGTTGGACTCCTCTAGCTCAGCAAGATGAGACATTCATCTGGCAGAAGACTGCTGATGTTAATTGCTATGAATCTCGGTAAAGAAAGTTGCTAATATTGTCTATAGACTGTTTATTTGAGATTACTAATGTTGACTACCTTTAGCTCTGCTAAAGGCTTGCTCCATGGGTCTCTTGAAGTAGTCTGCTACCGTAATTCTTTTAGTGACATGTTCCCTTACACTGTAGAAAGAAGCATGCTATACCATTATgcaaagaagatgatgatgctcAGTCGTATTATCGGCCTCTTCAACCATGTATAAGTGGGACCTCTAGCAAGCGCTGGATTGCAATACAGAATAGATCCTCTGGATACGAATTGAGTTCAGCTGAGCTTAAAATGAATGGAAAGTATTGTTTGTAAAGGCTTTCATATCATTTGCTTTACCTCTTTCTAACTTCGTTCACATTTTGTACTGCTTTGTCTTTTCATTGACATCTCTCTGTTATAGCAGGTGTTCAGCCTGAAGATTTTTTTGAAGACTTGCAATTCTGGAGATCAGCTCTCAAGAACTATTGGTCTTTGCTTACACCACTAATTTTCTCTGATCATCCAAAGAGACCAGGAGATGAAGATCCATTACCTCCATTTAACATGATGCGTAATGTGATGGACATGAGTACTAAATACGGGGGGTTGAACACTGCCCTTCTAGAAGAGAATAAATCAGTTTGGGTCATGAATGTTGTTCCTGCCACTGCTTCTAATTCACTTCCTTTTATACTAGATAGAGGTTTCGCTGGTGTTATGCATGACTGGTAAGTTGCTTTTTATTCTTGGTCTAGGCAAGTTGTGGAAACTCTTGTGAAATAAGTGGTTGATATATGTGATCTGGTGATTGATCTTTAGGTGTGAACCTTTCCCCACATACCCTCGGACATATGATATGCTTCATGCAAATGGACTTCTTTCTCATCTCACTTCAGAGAGGTGCAGCTTGGTGAACTTATTCTTGGAGATGGATAGAATACTGCGTCCAGAGGTACACTGTCCCCTACTGTCACAATTATTTGTGCTGGAACGATCAATG is a window from the Glycine max cultivar Williams 82 chromosome 2, Glycine_max_v4.0, whole genome shotgun sequence genome containing:
- the LOC100799663 gene encoding probable methyltransferase PMT4 isoform X1, translated to MRSSWFNKLSIIIGPRPPVNWLFLWLMSLLVLIVVLGSSSSNIVDPAPHIPVSLIYTNYRRVKEQAAVDYLELRSVAQGVSRQREFDLCGKERENFVPCYNVSASLLAGFKDGEEFDRHCELLVEAERCLVRPPKEYKIPLQWPTARDVIWSGNVKITKNQFLSSGSMTKRLMLLEENQIAFHSEDGLIYDGMKDYSRQLAEMIGLGSDYELPQAGVHTILDVNCGFGSFAAHLAPLKIMTVCIAPYEATGSQVQLALERGLPAVIGNFIARQLPYPSLSYDMVHCAQCGIIWDEKDGMFLIEVDRVLKPGGYFVLTSPTSRSQGSSSQMKRRNMLMPMEQLTQKLCWTPLAQQDETFIWQKTADVNCYESRKKHAIPLCKEDDDAQSYYRPLQPCISGTSSKRWIAIQNRSSGYELSSAELKMNGVQPEDFFEDLQFWRSALKNYWSLLTPLIFSDHPKRPGDEDPLPPFNMMRNVMDMSTKYGGLNTALLEENKSVWVMNVVPATASNSLPFILDRGFAGVMHDWCEPFPTYPRTYDMLHANGLLSHLTSERCSLVNLFLEMDRILRPEGWVILSDNMGDIEMARTLAAQVRWEARVIDLKNGSDQRLLVCQKPFLKK
- the LOC100799663 gene encoding probable methyltransferase PMT4 isoform X2 gives rise to the protein MRSSWFNKLSIIIGPRPPVNWLFLWLMSLLVLIVVLGSSSSNIVDPAPHIPVSLIYTNYRRVKEQAAVDYLELRSVAQGVSRQREFDLCGKERENFVPCYNVSASLLAGFKDGEEFDRHCELLVEAERCLVRPPKEYKIPLQWPTARDVIWSGNVKITKNQFLSSGSMTKRLMLLEENQIAFHSEDGLIYDGMKDYSRQLAEMIGLGSDYELPQAGVHTILDVNCGFGSFAAHLAPLKIMTVCIAPYEATGSQVQLALERGLPAVIGNFIARQLPYPSLSYDMVHCAQCGIIWDEKDGMFLIEVDRVLKPGGYFVLTSPTSRSQGSSSQMKRRNMLMPMEQLTQKLCWTPLAQQDETFIWQKTADVNCYESRKKHAIPLCKEDDDAQSYYRPLQPCISGTSSKRWIAIQNRSSGYELSSAELKMNGVQPEDFFEDLQFWRSALKNYWSLLTPLIFSDHPKRPGDEDPLPPFNMMRNVMDMSTKYGGLNTALLEENKSVWVMNVVPATASNSLPFILDRGFAGVMHDWCEPFPTYPRTYDMLHANGLLSHLTSERCSLVNLFLEMDRILRPEHYMAW